From the Flavobacterium galactosidilyticum genome, one window contains:
- a CDS encoding DUF3298 and DUF4163 domain-containing protein, translating into MKYFIIYTLLLLSVAQCSNELVFEDESYQKKTTLPCTENCPSISVKIPVANGVAVVADSINKKVFSVLKEIIYFGEKPYTAKDYNGLLTSFINSYEKLQKDFPNDKFGWEADVKASVIYQSENVLNIEINHYTYTGGAHGYQGLRSLLFNPTTGKSISNNQLFKDREVFKAFAEKKFRAKYKIPSPKSINSTGLMFEKEKFHLPQNIFFTDNGLLLYYNSYEVASYADGTKELLLPYTEVNEFLLIK; encoded by the coding sequence ATGAAATACTTTATAATTTACACTCTACTACTTTTATCAGTAGCACAATGTTCGAACGAATTGGTTTTTGAAGACGAATCTTATCAAAAAAAAACAACTTTACCTTGTACTGAGAATTGTCCATCTATTAGTGTAAAAATACCCGTTGCAAATGGTGTCGCAGTTGTAGCTGATAGTATTAATAAAAAAGTATTTTCGGTATTAAAAGAGATTATTTATTTTGGGGAGAAACCATATACTGCAAAAGATTACAATGGATTATTGACTTCATTTATCAATTCTTACGAAAAACTTCAGAAAGATTTTCCAAATGATAAATTTGGTTGGGAAGCTGATGTGAAAGCAAGCGTAATTTACCAATCTGAAAATGTATTGAATATCGAAATCAACCATTACACTTACACTGGCGGCGCACACGGCTATCAAGGTTTGCGCTCCTTATTATTTAATCCCACTACTGGAAAGTCAATTTCAAACAATCAATTATTCAAAGATAGAGAAGTTTTCAAGGCTTTCGCCGAAAAAAAATTCAGAGCTAAATATAAAATCCCTTCTCCAAAATCTATCAACTCTACTGGTTTAATGTTCGAGAAAGAAAAATTTCATTTACCACAAAATATTTTCTTTACTGACAATGGATTGCTTCTTTACTACAACTCGTACGAAGTAGCATCGTATGCCGATGGAACAAAGGAATTGTTATTGCCTTACACAGAAGTGAATGAATTTTTACTGATTAAATAA
- the lgt gene encoding prolipoprotein diacylglyceryl transferase: MIALYISWDFNPEIINTLGFPLKYYGLLFVSGLLLSMWILKGIFKAENLKDSAHEALFIYGILGIFIGARLGHCLFYDFEYYSKNLLEIILPIKKTLNGEYKFIGYAGLASHGGTIGLIISLYLYSKKYKIKYLKILDLIAIVAPLGATFIRLANLMNSEMIGNPTNMPWAFVFKQVDNIPRHPAQLYEAISYFIIFLIIFNTYKTKNIKLGNGFYFGLAITLIFIMRILIEFVKINQVEFEEGMKLNMGQILSIPFIIIGIYFIAKNLKPKETE, translated from the coding sequence ATGATTGCATTATACATCAGTTGGGATTTTAATCCAGAAATAATTAATACTTTAGGATTTCCACTAAAATACTATGGACTTTTATTTGTTAGTGGTTTGCTCTTATCTATGTGGATTCTTAAAGGAATTTTTAAAGCCGAAAACTTAAAAGATAGCGCTCACGAAGCATTATTTATTTATGGAATACTTGGAATTTTTATTGGAGCAAGATTAGGACATTGCTTATTTTATGACTTTGAATATTATTCAAAAAATTTATTAGAAATTATTTTGCCCATTAAAAAAACTTTAAATGGAGAATATAAATTCATCGGTTATGCAGGTTTAGCAAGTCATGGAGGAACAATTGGTTTGATAATTTCACTTTATCTATATTCAAAAAAATATAAAATAAAATATCTCAAAATACTTGATTTAATTGCAATAGTTGCACCACTTGGAGCTACATTTATAAGACTTGCAAACTTGATGAACTCTGAAATGATTGGCAATCCTACAAATATGCCTTGGGCTTTTGTATTTAAACAAGTTGATAATATACCAAGACATCCAGCTCAACTTTATGAAGCAATTTCATATTTTATAATTTTTCTAATCATATTCAATACATATAAAACCAAAAACATAAAATTAGGAAATGGTTTTTATTTTGGTTTAGCAATAACTTTAATTTTTATAATGAGAATTTTAATTGAGTTTGTAAAAATAAATCAAGTAGAATTTGAAGAAGGAATGAAATTAAATATGGGACAAATATTGAGTATTCCATTTATAATAATTGGAATATATTTTATTGCAAAAAATTTAAAGCCTAAAGAAACTGAATAA
- a CDS encoding DMT family transporter yields the protein MSKRNLALIGATIVSIIYGVTFTIAKDVMPLYIDAYGFILLRAGGSVLLFWLVWLFMPKEKIALQDFPRIIAAAFFGVAFIMLTFFKGLSLTSPISAAVIMVSTPMIVLALSAIIMKERMKSRMVFGIILGLIGTAFLILYGKSIGSATNAGLGNFLVLVNAISYGFYLIIVKKLMDKYNAFSFVKWIYLFGFIMVLPFGWSQFDAVNWSAIPVTISWKIVFVVVISTFLTYLLNLLSMKELKPTTVAVFIYLQPLFATIFAIGLGKDELSVVKIISALLIFIGVYLVTQKKSVE from the coding sequence ATGAGTAAAAGAAATCTGGCACTGATTGGCGCCACAATTGTTTCTATAATATACGGTGTTACGTTTACCATTGCCAAAGATGTCATGCCCTTGTACATTGATGCGTACGGTTTTATTTTGCTACGTGCTGGCGGCTCTGTGCTTTTATTTTGGCTAGTTTGGCTTTTTATGCCGAAAGAAAAAATTGCACTCCAGGATTTTCCTCGAATTATAGCAGCAGCATTCTTTGGCGTAGCTTTTATCATGCTTACTTTTTTCAAAGGATTGAGTCTTACCTCACCTATTTCGGCAGCCGTAATTATGGTTTCGACGCCTATGATTGTACTAGCACTTTCGGCAATTATAATGAAAGAACGAATGAAGAGCAGAATGGTTTTTGGAATCATTTTAGGATTAATTGGAACTGCTTTTCTTATTCTTTACGGAAAATCGATTGGCAGCGCTACTAATGCTGGATTGGGAAATTTCCTAGTTTTAGTCAATGCTATTTCTTATGGCTTCTATCTGATTATCGTCAAGAAATTAATGGATAAATACAATGCTTTTAGCTTTGTAAAATGGATTTATTTATTCGGTTTTATTATGGTTTTACCTTTTGGCTGGAGCCAATTTGACGCTGTTAATTGGTCTGCAATTCCTGTTACAATTTCTTGGAAAATAGTTTTCGTAGTCGTCATATCAACTTTCTTGACCTATCTACTGAATTTGCTTTCAATGAAAGAACTAAAACCCACAACAGTAGCGGTTTTTATTTATCTACAACCTTTGTTTGCGACTATTTTTGCTATAGGTTTAGGAAAAGATGAGTTGAGTGTAGTCAAGATTATTTCGGCATTGCTTATATTTATTGGAGTTTACTTAGTAACGCAGAAAAAGAGTGTTGAGTAA
- a CDS encoding type 1 glutamine amidotransferase domain-containing protein, whose product MKKIALFTIVALTVSCLTATAQKQNKKVMKKVLFVLTSHDKLGNTGEKTGFWTEEFAAPYYELADKGVQIDIATPLGGQPPIDPKSEDPSAATADTKRLDKDTEVLAKLKNTKKLTDVNQEDYDAVFYPGGHGPLWDLAEDKTSIALIEAFYTNKKPVAFVCHSPGALKNVKVNGEYLVKGKKVTGFSNSEEEAVGLTKVVPFLLEDVLQSNGATYSKVGDWQPYAVEDGLLITGQNPASSTLVAQKLLNQLNLKK is encoded by the coding sequence ATGAAAAAAATCGCATTATTTACTATTGTAGCTTTAACCGTTAGTTGCTTAACTGCAACTGCACAGAAACAAAATAAAAAAGTCATGAAAAAAGTACTATTTGTTCTTACTAGTCACGATAAACTAGGAAACACAGGAGAAAAAACGGGGTTTTGGACAGAAGAATTTGCTGCCCCTTATTATGAATTAGCAGATAAAGGAGTACAAATTGATATTGCAACTCCACTTGGAGGCCAACCACCAATTGATCCAAAAAGCGAAGATCCATCTGCAGCAACAGCTGACACTAAAAGATTAGATAAAGACACTGAAGTTCTTGCTAAATTAAAAAACACTAAAAAATTAACTGATGTAAATCAGGAAGATTATGATGCTGTTTTTTATCCAGGAGGTCATGGACCACTTTGGGATTTAGCTGAAGATAAAACCTCAATAGCCTTGATTGAAGCTTTTTACACCAATAAAAAACCAGTAGCATTTGTTTGTCACTCTCCAGGTGCGCTTAAAAATGTAAAAGTAAATGGGGAATATTTAGTAAAAGGCAAAAAAGTAACGGGTTTTTCTAATAGTGAAGAAGAAGCTGTAGGATTGACTAAAGTGGTTCCCTTTTTATTAGAAGATGTGTTACAATCCAATGGAGCAACTTATTCAAAAGTAGGAGATTGGCAGCCTTACGCCGTTGAAGATGGTTTACTAATAACTGGACAAAATCCAGCATCATCAACATTAGTAGCTCAAAAATTATTAAATCAACTGAATTTAAAAAAATAA
- a CDS encoding arsenate reductase family protein, with protein MDIIYYLASCDTCRKIIKSLPKNHDFKFRDIKQDPITVTELEQMHELSGSYEALFSKKAQLYKSMDLKNKSLTEDDYKKYILEHYTFLSRPVFIINKKIYIGNTQQNMHQVMLALADE; from the coding sequence ATGGACATTATATACTATCTCGCTTCTTGCGACACTTGTAGAAAAATCATAAAATCATTACCTAAAAATCATGATTTTAAGTTTCGTGACATCAAACAAGATCCCATTACCGTTACCGAATTAGAGCAAATGCACGAACTTTCTGGAAGTTACGAAGCACTTTTTAGCAAAAAAGCACAGTTGTACAAATCGATGGATTTAAAAAATAAGTCGTTGACTGAAGATGATTACAAAAAGTACATTCTGGAGCATTACACGTTTTTGAGTCGTCCTGTTTTCATTATCAATAAAAAAATCTACATTGGTAACACACAACAAAATATGCACCAAGTAATGCTTGCTTTAGCTGATGAGTAA
- a CDS encoding NAD(P)H-dependent glycerol-3-phosphate dehydrogenase, whose translation MDGNKKFAVIGGGSWATAIAKMLCVNLSEISWYMRNETAIEHLRMYKHNPNYLSSVEFDTNKLKLTNDINEAVAYADYIIFAIPSAFLGAELENLTVSLEDKIIFSAIKGIVPETSLIVGEHFHVKYDIPYYNIGVITGPCHAEEVALERLSYLTIACGDPDKAKVVADNLSGNYIKTKITDDIIGTEYAAMLKNIYAIAAGIAHGLGYGDNFQSVLMSNGIREMKKFIKKVHKMKRNINDSAYLGDLLVTGYSIFSRNRMFGNMIGKGYTVKSAMMEMSMIAEGYYATNSAYKLNQAYGAKTPIIDAVYSILYEGKDAKAIFKKLTDQLD comes from the coding sequence ATGGACGGGAATAAAAAATTTGCAGTAATAGGTGGTGGTAGTTGGGCAACAGCAATTGCAAAAATGCTTTGCGTAAACCTTTCAGAAATTTCTTGGTACATGCGTAATGAGACTGCAATAGAACATCTTAGAATGTACAAACACAATCCAAATTATTTAAGTTCAGTTGAATTTGATACTAATAAACTAAAATTAACTAATGACATTAATGAGGCTGTAGCTTATGCTGATTATATCATATTTGCTATTCCATCCGCTTTTTTGGGAGCTGAATTAGAAAACTTGACTGTTTCATTAGAAGACAAAATTATTTTTTCAGCGATAAAAGGAATTGTTCCTGAAACAAGTTTGATTGTTGGCGAGCATTTTCATGTGAAATACGACATACCTTATTACAATATAGGGGTAATTACAGGTCCTTGCCACGCTGAAGAAGTAGCTTTAGAACGTCTTTCTTATTTAACTATAGCTTGCGGGGATCCCGACAAAGCTAAAGTGGTAGCCGATAATTTATCAGGAAATTACATCAAGACTAAAATTACTGATGATATTATAGGGACAGAATATGCCGCAATGCTTAAAAATATTTACGCTATTGCCGCAGGAATAGCTCACGGTTTAGGATATGGAGATAACTTCCAGTCGGTTTTGATGAGCAATGGAATTCGGGAGATGAAGAAATTTATCAAAAAAGTTCATAAAATGAAACGAAACATCAATGATTCCGCTTATTTAGGTGATTTATTGGTAACAGGATATTCTATTTTCTCTCGAAATAGAATGTTTGGAAACATGATTGGTAAAGGGTACACCGTTAAATCAGCGATGATGGAAATGAGCATGATTGCAGAAGGTTATTACGCCACAAATAGTGCATATAAACTAAATCAAGCTTACGGAGCTAAAACACCTATTATTGATGCTGTGTACTCTATTCTATACGAAGGAAAGGACGCTAAAGCTATTTTTAAGAAACTGACAGATCAGTTAGATTAA
- a CDS encoding YicC/YloC family endoribonuclease, with translation MIQSMTGFGKATLQLPSKKITVEVKSLNSKGLDLNVRMPSLYREMELGLRNQIALKLERGKVDFSIFIESTAEQTSTKVNVPIVKGYINQLREVYADADETELMKMAIRMPDTMKVERDEIDENDWIQIQTVIEEALQNILTFRRDEGMSLEKEFQLRIGNIRQYMNDALALDPERVQAIKDRLQTAIAELKVNVDENRFEQELIYYLEKLDITEEKVRLTNHLDYFLETINGTEANGRKLGFITQEMGREINTMGSKSNHAQMQKLVVQMKDELEKIKEQVLNVL, from the coding sequence ATGATACAATCGATGACAGGTTTTGGGAAAGCTACTTTGCAATTACCATCCAAAAAAATAACAGTAGAAGTAAAATCTTTAAACAGTAAAGGTTTAGATCTAAATGTAAGAATGCCTTCGCTTTACCGCGAAATGGAATTGGGTTTACGCAACCAAATTGCTTTAAAACTAGAAAGAGGAAAAGTTGATTTTTCTATTTTTATCGAAAGTACTGCTGAACAGACTTCTACAAAAGTGAATGTACCAATCGTAAAAGGATATATCAATCAGCTGCGAGAAGTATATGCTGATGCTGATGAAACTGAATTAATGAAAATGGCGATTCGCATGCCAGATACTATGAAAGTAGAACGCGATGAAATAGACGAAAACGACTGGATACAAATTCAAACCGTTATCGAAGAAGCGCTACAAAACATTTTGACTTTCAGAAGAGATGAAGGAATGTCGTTAGAAAAAGAATTTCAATTGCGAATTGGCAATATACGTCAATATATGAACGATGCTTTAGCACTTGATCCAGAACGTGTTCAAGCGATTAAAGACCGTTTGCAAACTGCTATTGCCGAACTAAAAGTAAACGTAGATGAAAATCGTTTTGAACAAGAATTGATTTATTATTTAGAAAAATTAGACATCACTGAAGAAAAAGTACGTTTGACCAATCATCTGGATTATTTCCTAGAGACGATCAACGGAACCGAAGCTAATGGTAGAAAATTAGGTTTTATTACTCAAGAAATGGGTCGTGAGATCAACACCATGGGCTCTAAATCAAATCATGCCCAAATGCAGAAATTAGTCGTTCAAATGAAAGACGAATTGGAAAAAATAAAAGAACAAGTTTTAAACGTATTGTAA
- the nadD gene encoding nicotinate (nicotinamide) nucleotide adenylyltransferase — MKIGLYFGTFNPIHIGHLIIANHMAEYSDLDQIWMVVTPHNPLKKKNTLLDDSHRLQMVHLATEDFPKIKPSDIEFKLAQPNYTINTLTHLQEKYPKYEFSLIMGEDNLKSLHKWKNYEVILEHHEIYVYPRISSEEENLEFKNHPKIHIIHAPIVEISSTFIRENIKIGKNVKPLLPNKVWEYIDHNNFYKK; from the coding sequence ATGAAAATAGGATTGTATTTCGGAACGTTTAACCCCATTCACATTGGGCATCTTATCATTGCCAATCATATGGCTGAATATTCTGATTTAGACCAAATTTGGATGGTCGTGACGCCACACAATCCTTTGAAGAAAAAAAACACTCTATTAGATGATTCCCATCGCTTACAAATGGTACATCTTGCGACTGAAGATTTTCCAAAAATAAAACCTTCGGATATAGAATTTAAGTTAGCACAACCTAACTATACCATAAATACTCTAACTCATTTACAGGAGAAATATCCCAAGTATGAATTTTCGCTAATTATGGGAGAGGATAATCTAAAGTCACTTCATAAATGGAAAAATTACGAAGTAATTTTAGAGCATCACGAAATCTACGTATATCCTAGAATATCCTCTGAGGAAGAGAATTTAGAATTCAAAAATCATCCAAAAATTCATATCATTCATGCTCCGATTGTAGAAATATCATCTACTTTTATTAGGGAAAACATTAAAATCGGCAAAAATGTAAAACCATTATTACCCAATAAAGTGTGGGAATATATTGACCATAATAATTTCTATAAAAAATAA
- the pheS gene encoding phenylalanine--tRNA ligase subunit alpha produces the protein MIDKIKEYIGEAQAFSTQNTTELEAFRIKFLGSKGLLKELFAEFKNVPNDQKKEFGQVINLLKTSAEDKVKAIQESLESKEESKGFYGDLTRSAEPAIIGSRHPISLVKNQIVDIFSNIGFNVSEGPEIEDDWHNFTALNLPEYHPARDMQDTFFIQTNPDILLRTHTSSVQVRYMENNKPPIRTISPGRVFRNEAVSSRSHCIFHQVEGLYIDKDVSFADLKQTLLYFTKEMFGKSKIRLRPSYFPFTEPSAEVDIYWGLKTETDYRITKGTGWLEIMGCGMVDPNVLKNCGINPDEYNGFAFGMGIERIAMLLYQIGDIRMFYENDVRFLEQFKSSI, from the coding sequence ATGATAGATAAGATAAAAGAATATATTGGTGAAGCACAAGCTTTCTCAACGCAGAACACAACCGAATTAGAAGCTTTTCGTATTAAATTCTTAGGAAGTAAAGGACTTTTAAAAGAGCTTTTTGCTGAATTTAAGAATGTTCCTAACGACCAGAAAAAAGAATTTGGACAAGTGATTAATTTGCTAAAAACTTCTGCTGAAGATAAAGTAAAAGCCATACAAGAATCTTTAGAAAGTAAAGAAGAAAGTAAAGGATTTTATGGTGATTTAACTCGTTCTGCTGAACCAGCAATTATCGGTTCTCGTCACCCAATTTCATTGGTAAAAAACCAAATCGTAGATATCTTTTCTAACATAGGTTTCAATGTTTCTGAAGGACCAGAAATTGAAGACGATTGGCATAATTTTACTGCTTTAAACTTGCCAGAATACCATCCGGCACGTGATATGCAGGATACTTTTTTTATACAAACAAATCCAGATATTTTGCTACGTACCCACACTTCATCGGTGCAAGTACGTTACATGGAAAACAATAAACCGCCTATTAGAACGATTTCTCCAGGAAGAGTTTTCCGTAATGAAGCCGTTTCTTCGCGTTCGCATTGTATTTTCCATCAAGTTGAAGGATTGTACATCGATAAAGACGTTTCTTTTGCTGACTTAAAGCAAACACTTTTATATTTTACTAAGGAAATGTTCGGGAAATCAAAAATCCGTTTACGTCCTTCGTATTTTCCATTTACAGAACCTAGCGCTGAGGTTGATATTTATTGGGGTCTGAAAACAGAAACTGATTATAGAATTACTAAAGGTACAGGTTGGTTAGAAATCATGGGTTGCGGAATGGTTGACCCTAATGTGCTAAAAAACTGCGGAATCAATCCTGACGAATACAACGGTTTTGCCTTTGGAATGGGAATCGAAAGAATCGCAATGTTGTTATATCAAATTGGTGATATTCGTATGTTTTACGAAAATGACGTTCGTTTCTTAGAGCAATTTAAATCTTCAATTTAG
- a CDS encoding LysR family transcriptional regulator: MVNLEWYRTFKSVYKNGNFSLAAKELFISQPAVSQQIGMLEAHVGYKLFNRKSKGVEPTEYAKLLNNLIIEALDRLENVENGFRAKAFNANRLISVGISKHFMISLGSALLSKFDFIDFSFHGNDALFELVDSKKLDFAIVTKQYDTFDTIQRKVGVIRQVIVGSNSIDESELKASIKNLDFEATENWLNEQKWFSHDAGIPHVKLFWLHVFNKKRPSIVPNYIIPSEYEMIEILSRNSGVAVVWDINARNFMADKKIQLLWNSKEMPSTEVFLLSAKKETLSAIFEKIEKELKSALQ; the protein is encoded by the coding sequence ATGGTTAATCTGGAATGGTACAGAACATTTAAGTCCGTTTACAAAAACGGAAATTTCTCACTGGCTGCTAAAGAGCTTTTTATTAGTCAACCTGCCGTGAGCCAGCAAATAGGAATGTTAGAGGCACATGTAGGTTATAAACTTTTCAATCGAAAATCTAAAGGAGTAGAACCAACGGAATATGCTAAGTTACTCAATAATTTAATCATTGAGGCTCTGGATCGTTTGGAAAATGTAGAAAATGGTTTTCGAGCCAAAGCATTCAATGCTAATAGATTAATTTCGGTAGGCATCTCAAAACATTTCATGATTAGTTTAGGGAGTGCTCTGTTATCGAAATTTGATTTTATCGATTTCAGCTTTCATGGAAACGACGCGCTTTTCGAATTAGTAGATTCTAAAAAACTAGATTTTGCTATTGTTACTAAACAATACGACACATTCGATACAATTCAAAGAAAGGTTGGAGTAATTAGACAAGTAATTGTTGGGTCGAATAGTATTGATGAATCAGAATTAAAAGCGAGTATTAAGAATCTGGATTTTGAAGCTACTGAAAACTGGTTAAATGAACAAAAATGGTTTAGCCACGATGCTGGAATTCCGCATGTGAAATTGTTTTGGTTACATGTTTTTAATAAAAAAAGGCCATCGATTGTTCCTAACTACATCATCCCTTCAGAATACGAAATGATAGAAATACTTTCTAGAAACTCTGGTGTTGCTGTAGTTTGGGATATTAATGCAAGGAATTTTATGGCAGATAAAAAAATACAGTTGTTATGGAATAGCAAAGAAATGCCAAGTACGGAAGTGTTTTTATTATCAGCAAAAAAGGAAACTTTAAGTGCCATTTTCGAAAAAATTGAAAAGGAATTAAAAAGTGCTTTGCAGTAA
- the gmk gene encoding guanylate kinase, with amino-acid sequence MSTGGKLIVFSAPSGSGKTTIVKHLLAQDDLNLEFSISAASRDSRGEEVNGKDYYFISTEEFKKHIKNDDFLEWEEVYRDNFYGTLKSEVERIWAQGKNVIFDIDVAGGLRIKSKFPKETLAVFVKPPSIDELKIRLKKRSTESEDKINMRIAKASVELATAPQFDVVIKNYDLEVALEEAHQLVKDFVNK; translated from the coding sequence ATGAGCACAGGAGGAAAATTAATCGTATTTTCAGCACCATCTGGATCTGGAAAAACGACTATCGTTAAGCATTTATTAGCACAAGATGATTTGAATTTAGAATTTTCTATTTCGGCAGCATCACGCGATTCAAGAGGCGAAGAGGTAAACGGGAAAGATTATTACTTTATATCTACAGAAGAGTTCAAAAAGCACATCAAAAATGATGACTTTTTAGAATGGGAAGAAGTATATCGCGATAATTTTTACGGAACATTAAAAAGTGAAGTAGAACGCATCTGGGCGCAAGGAAAAAATGTAATTTTTGATATTGATGTAGCTGGCGGATTAAGAATCAAAAGTAAATTTCCAAAAGAAACTTTAGCGGTTTTCGTTAAACCACCAAGTATCGACGAGTTGAAAATTCGTTTAAAAAAACGCTCTACTGAAAGTGAAGACAAAATTAATATGCGGATTGCAAAAGCTTCTGTTGAGTTAGCTACCGCGCCACAATTTGATGTTGTGATCAAAAATTATGATTTGGAAGTTGCTTTGGAAGAAGCGCATCAGTTGGTTAAGGATTTTGTAAACAAATAA
- a CDS encoding iron-containing alcohol dehydrogenase, translating into MLNFELYNPTNLVFGKGQIEKLATLVPQGAKILITYGGGSIFKNGIHAQVIANLKGFEIVEFGGIEANPHFETLMKAVAIVKEQNIDFILAVGGGSVIDGTKFISAAAKFDGNPIDILQKRLLIKDLSAVIPFGTILTLPATGSEMNSGSVVTIESTKEKLAFGGSALFPKFSICDPTVIESLPKRQLQNGIVDAYTHVLEQYLTYIHEGFLQDRIAEGILQTLIEIGPKVVENPKDYALASNFMWSCTMALNGLIQKGVPQDWATHMIGHELTALYGIDHARTLAVVGPNLYRVMFETKKGKLAQYGKRIFNLTGTEDEIARQAIDKTVEFFHAMGMDTKLSDYTKEYDNTADFIVNRFKEREWLGLGEKQNITLEKVKSIVEMSY; encoded by the coding sequence ATGTTAAACTTTGAATTATATAATCCTACCAATTTAGTTTTTGGAAAAGGACAAATTGAAAAACTAGCAACTTTAGTACCACAAGGAGCGAAAATATTAATCACTTATGGTGGTGGGAGCATTTTTAAAAATGGAATCCACGCTCAAGTTATTGCTAATCTTAAAGGTTTTGAAATCGTAGAATTTGGCGGAATAGAAGCAAATCCACATTTTGAAACTTTAATGAAAGCAGTAGCTATTGTTAAGGAACAAAATATTGATTTTATTCTTGCCGTAGGCGGAGGATCTGTAATTGACGGAACTAAATTCATTTCGGCTGCAGCCAAATTTGACGGAAATCCAATAGATATTTTACAAAAAAGATTACTTATTAAAGATTTATCTGCTGTAATTCCGTTTGGTACTATTTTGACTTTGCCAGCAACCGGAAGTGAGATGAACTCTGGATCAGTAGTAACGATCGAGTCAACTAAAGAAAAACTAGCATTTGGTGGCTCTGCATTATTCCCGAAATTTTCAATTTGTGATCCAACGGTAATCGAATCTTTACCAAAAAGACAATTACAAAACGGAATTGTAGATGCTTACACACATGTTTTAGAGCAATATCTAACGTACATTCATGAAGGATTTCTTCAGGATCGAATTGCAGAAGGAATTCTACAAACCTTGATTGAAATTGGACCAAAAGTAGTAGAAAATCCTAAAGACTATGCGCTTGCTTCTAATTTTATGTGGAGCTGTACCATGGCTTTGAATGGATTGATACAAAAAGGAGTGCCTCAAGATTGGGCAACACACATGATAGGACATGAACTAACCGCTTTATATGGAATTGACCATGCAAGAACACTTGCTGTAGTAGGTCCAAACTTATACAGAGTAATGTTTGAAACTAAAAAGGGGAAATTAGCACAATACGGAAAACGTATTTTTAACTTAACTGGAACTGAAGATGAAATTGCTAGACAAGCGATTGATAAAACAGTAGAATTCTTCCACGCAATGGGAATGGACACCAAATTATCAGATTATACAAAAGAGTATGATAACACTGCTGATTTCATCGTGAATCGTTTCAAAGAAAGAGAATGGTTAGGATTAGGTGAAAAACAAAATATAACTCTAGAAAAAGTAAAATCAATTGTAGAGATGAGTTATTAG